One window from the genome of Asterias rubens chromosome 11, eAstRub1.3, whole genome shotgun sequence encodes:
- the LOC117296460 gene encoding sorting nexin-12-like: protein MADESEKAAAAAAANADTRRLGAKKQTLDDAYAVPANFLEIDLLNPETHGIAKKRYTDYEVRMKTNLPVFKQKDSSVRRRYSDFEWLRNELERDSKIVVPPLPGKALKLQLPFRNDDGIFEDGFIENRRQGLESFINKISGHPLAQSERCLHMFLQDPVIDKNYVAGKIRTT from the exons ATGGCGGACGAAAGTGAGAAGGCAGCAGCCGCAGCCGCAGCAAACGCCGATACACGGCGCCTTGGGGCGAAGAAACAAACCCTAGACGACGCGTATGCTGTACCAGCAAACTTCCTTGAGATAGATTTGTTAAATCCAGAGACACACGGTATCGCAAAGAAGAGATATACCGATTATGAAGTCCGGATGAAG ACTAACCTTCCTGTTTTCAAGCAGAAAGATTCCTCTGTTCGACGGAGATACAGTGATTTTGAGTGGCTCAGGAATGAGTTAGAAAGAGACAGCAAG ATTGTAGTTCCACCATTACCAGGTAAAGCATTGAAGTTACAGTTGCCTTTTAGAAACGATGATGGTATTTTTGAAGATGGCTTCATTGAGAATCGACGTCAGGGCCTTGAGTCATTTATAAACAA AATTTCAGGCCATCCTCTCGCTCAAAGTGAGCGCTGCCTACACATGTTTCTTCAGGATCCAGTTATAGATAAAAACTACGTGGCAGGCAAAATACGCACCACATAG
- the LOC117296459 gene encoding probable inactive peptidyl-prolyl cis-trans isomerase-like 6, with product MASGKQLQLRVVGLLPDPSFHQARSCAQDLYQNNPDKFATPQIQGLLEFEWEMYLRDERKSLRGETWVFEDKAIAYLDSDLIGGPTDLDNWATQHWSFNSYRPKELLLAYAEEAYKDYLNGTGHTFVYLDISINEEPCQRLLFELYTDKCPRTCENFRALCTGEKGHKTDETLMKYHYKESIIHRIVPNGWLQGGDILFSKGDGGEAIYGQFFEDENYSVKHTSRGILGMANQGRHTNGSQYYITFQPAPWMDTKYVAFGKVIEGTYLLDFLEKQETYNERPKKECKVVDCGVFRP from the exons ATGGCGAGCGGAAAGCAGCTTCAACTTCGAGTGGTCGGGTTATTACCCGATCCCAGCTTTCACCAGGCAAGATCCTGCGCTCAG GATCTTTATCAGAACAACCCTGACAAGTTTGCAACACCGCAGATCCAGGGTCTACTTGAGTTTGAATGGGAGATGTATCTAAGAGATGAAAGGAAATCCTTGCGAGGAGAGACTTGGGTATTTGAAGATAAAGCCATTGCGTATCTAGACAGTGATCTGATAG GTGGTCCAACAGATTTAGATAATTGGGCAACACAGCACTGGAGCTTCAACTCTTACCGTCCAAAGGAATTGTTACTGGCTTACGCTGAGGAAGCATACAAAGACTATCTCAATGGTACTGGG CatacttttgtttatttggatATTTCTATCAATGAGGAACCATGTCAGAGGTTACTGTTTGAG TTGTACACAGACAAATGCCCAAGAACCTGCGAGAATTTCCGAGCTTTGTGTACTGGTGAGAAAGGACATAAGACAGATGAGACACTGATGAAATATCATTACAAGGAGAGTATTATTCACAGAATAGTACCCAATGGTTGGCTGCAGGGTGGAG ATATCCTGTTTAGTAAAGGTGATGGTGGAGAGGCTATTTATGGACAGTTCTTTGAAG ATGAGAATTACTCGGTCAAGCACACTTCAAGAGGTATCCTAGGAATGGCCAATCAAGGAAGACACACTAATGGCTCTCAGTACTATATTACCTTCCAACCAGCTCCTTGGATGGACACTAAATATGTGGCATTTGG GAAAGTGATTGAAGGAACATACTTGCTGGACTTCCTGGAAAAACAAGAGACTTATAATGAGCGTCCCAAGAAAGAATGCAAGGTTGTTGATTGTGGAGTATTTCGACCTTGA
- the LOC117296268 gene encoding lambda-crystallin homolog: protein MAAITRKGKVGVIGSGLIGRSWALIFVGAGYNVTIYDIEQSQLTNALTDIEKQLEELKKSGLLRGSLSPEQQRALISVTMEMKDAVTGAVHVQECVPENEDLKRKVFMQMEQYADDSTVLCSSTSCIVPSKFTDQLKRRNQCIVAHPCNPPYYCPLVEIIPNPWTDQSIMSRTRSLLEEVGQVPVTVKREIDGFALNRMQYALVNEAWRLVADGVMSSEDVDKVFTAGLGMRYAFCGPFEVIHLNAEGTSSYMERYGPTINRVTSSFGPPPTFKEEGSHAIFAESAARFPLDQLQERRQWRDRRLVALAKLKHDMNSKE, encoded by the exons ATGGCAGCCATAACAAGAAAAGGGAAAGTTGGTGTCATTGGCAG TGGTCTGATTGGAAGGAGTTGGGCCTTGATCTTTGTTGGCGCAGGTTACAATGTCACCATATATGACATTGAACAATCACAG TTGACCAATGCCCTCACTGACATTGAAAAGCAGTTAGAGGAACTAAAGAAGTCTGGTCTGTTAAGAGGCTCACTGTCTCCTgagcaacagagggcgctaatCAGTGTTACCATGGAGATGAAGGATGCAGTCACTGGTGCCGTGCATGTACAG GAATGTGTGCCAGAGAATGAAGATCTTAAGAGGAAAGTCTTTATGCAGATGGAACAGTACGCTGATGATTCTACTGTCCTTTGTAGTTCTACATCCTGTATAGTGCCTTCTAAATTCACTGATCAACTCAAACGCCGCAACCAATGCATTGTGGCCCATCCA TGTAACCCACCGTACTATTGCCCTCTAGTGGAGATCATACCCAACCCTTGGACTGACCAGTCCATTATGTCACGTACCCGGTCACTACTAGAGGAAGTTGGTCAGGTTCCTGTGACGGTCAAGAGAGAGATTGATGGGTTTGCTTTGAACCGTATGCAGTATGCCCTCGTCAATGAAGCCTGGAGGTTGGTTGCT GATGGTGTGATGTCATCAGAAGATGTGGACAAGGTTTTCACAGCTGGATTGGGAATGCGATATGCGTTCTGTGGACCATTTGAAGTCATTCACCTCAATGCTGAGG GTACATCCAGCTACATGGAACGTTACGGTCCCACTATCAACAGAGTCACTTCATCATTTGGACCACCTCCAACCTTCAAGGAAGAAGGCAGTCATGCTATTTTTGCAGAAAGTGCTGCAAGATTTCCACTTGATCAACTGCAGGAGAGACGTCAATGGCGAGATAGAAGACTGGTTGCCTTGGCTAAACTCAAACATGACATGAATTCTAAAGAGTAA